The genomic stretch CTGGAAGGAAGGAGTCTTCCAGTGAAAAAATGGAGATCACTATTTAAGTTTTCTTACTATCCTGGGATGAGCAAGGATCCTAGGGCTAAGACTTGGTACCTTGTTCTGTTGTTACATCCTCCACGAGGAGGATGAAACAGAAGTGAATTTCCAATCCAAACCAAATTCAGTTACTTTCTTGCTACTgaaatctgaaaatacaaaacTGATCTAAATTCTTCTTGTCTTCTTCCTTgctgtctttccctttttttcccaacAAACAAGCAAGCGAAcaatccatttttattttcagatcatTCTTGAGAACTACTCCTACCCTGGGGTTATGCTGATCGGCACAGATTCACACACCCCCAATGGAGGTGGCTTGGGAGGAATCTGCATTGGTGTGGGTGGAGCTGATGCTGTAGATGTCATGGCAGGAATCCCTTGGGAGCTCAAATGCCCAAAGGTAGGAGCAAAAGGAATACTACTCCTCGATGTGAAGGGTGAGATATATGTAAGAAATGTTGATTTTCTGGCACTACATATATAAGATACTATATACAATTACAGTCTTGTTTGTAATCACACACTGGCTTAAACAGCTGGTCTGTGATTCATTGGTAGCTTTGACTTTCCATTTCCAGCTTTTTTATTCAGGGACTGAGAGTGATAGGCGGGTATTGATCTCCCTTCAGTTCGCCCTGTCAGTGGTTTCAGTCCTTGTGCACGTTATGATACTtcaggattttctcttttttggtaTTGTGACCACCCAGATTCTTAGGAAAAATTCTGCAGAATTGTTTTGGCTGCTGAAAGGAAATAgtgttagtatttttattttctttcccctaatGTTGCCCAGGTTATTGGTGTAAAACTGACTGGCAAGCTTTCAGGCTGGAGTTCTCCTAAAGATGTGATCCTGAAAGTGGCTGGCATCCTCACTGTCAAGGGTGGAACAGGAGCCATCATTGAATACCACGGGCCTGGTGTGGATTCAATCTCTTGCACTGGTAAGACAAGGTGAATCTCTTACCTGGAGTGGATTGTTGTTGGAGCTCGGTATTGAGTTGTCTGTGGAGGCTGGGAAGGGAATCAGGCAAGAAGTACTAAATGTTCTCCCTTAGCCTGGCTGGGTGATAAGTACACGGCAAACTGGGAGAGCAGGTGAGAGTGGTGTAACAAGGTAGGACTCGCTCTCCTTGAAAAAGTGACCTCTTTCTGTTAAATGTTCTTCTGACTTGGAGAACACTGAATGGTTAATTGTGAAGAATCCTGTGAGATGGTGCATCAGGATAAGAGTAAGGGTGGAGGTATTCCAGTGTATGCTTAGAGGGTGGAGATGTCAGAGATAAAGgctgacattttaatttcagccTAAAATAGGCTATGGATAGAGGAAAGAAACAGGTTGAAGGGGGTACATGTGTGACAGCTACTAAAGAAAAGGCTTTTTAGAAAGGCAGGGCAGAGAGGAGACCAGAAAGCAGCAGTCTGTAACGCACAGTCTTACACTAGCTAATTGTGGGGCTTTGTTGCTGAATTTGAACCAGCAAAAATTGCAGTTGTCTGTAATGATGCTAGTTAGGACCAAATTATGAGGTGTCCCTTCCTTTGGCTTGAAGTGCAGCCTTCAAGCTGAGCTTCTCCTCTCCATTTGCATGGCTTGGCTACAACTTGGAATATTTGGTTTTATAAACTGAGAGGAATTTGGGATTTTTCTGCTGTGAAATCAGAGGAACTTGACCCGTTATATCTGCTTCTAGCTTGTTAAATGTAAAACAGCAACTTCTACAGCTTCATTACTATGTCCTTGAAAGGCATGGGTGATCACAGTGCTGTGAGCAAAtgtttggattatttttaattgtgttcTGTCACTGGAAGCTTTTTATCCAACCCATTACACTTCTGTCTCTTTCAGTAAAGATAAATGAGGTGGTAGGGAGGGACAGGACACTCATTGCAGGTAGCAGAGACACTGCTtactgctgtaaatatatatggTGCTCAGTGCAGATGGGGGGTTCCCTGTCATCCCTTTCTGTATCTGCAAGAATCAGTCTATCTTTCAGCTTCTTCCTTGCAGAAAAGTCTGGTCACGGGCACTGTACTGATCAGAAATGTTAGGGGCTGAGCCAGCCATTATGCAGTCAGTGTGTCCTCTCTGCTGTGGAATCAGGTTTCTGTAGCTAGTTCCCTGCTCTCTCTTGGCTTTGCTGTCTTTTCCGTGGACTGACTTTTGAAGAATTGAATGGCCTTGGACTTTCTCTTTGACCCTGTGGTCTCTGCTCCCACTCCTTCTCTAGGAATGGCAACAATCTGTAACATGGGAGCTGAAATTGGAGCTACCACATCAGTCTTCCCTTATAATGCACGGATGAAGAAATACTTGGGCAAGACTGGGCGAGCTGGTAAGAGGGTTTGGGAGTTGAAGTGGGTAGAAGTGTGGGTTCAAGTGAGTGTGTATTCTGGGAGCAGCATCCTCCTACAATGGTGTCTGTGATTTCTGACCTCATGTGGTCCTGTAGGTCATCTGATACAAGCAGGAAGTCTATAGATGAAGTGGCTGGGGAAGTATATGGTGCATCCCCTGTGTTTAGCCATtccaagctttttcttttccatcataTTTGCTGCACTTCTCAGATCTCCTTTCTTTCTTATTCCAGACATAGCTGCATTGGCGGACGAATTCCAGCAACACTTGGTACCGGATTCTGGTTGTCAGTATGACCAGGTGATAGAAATCAACCTCAGTGAGGTAAGGCTTCCTTCACGCTTGCCATCTTGGATGTTGTGATGTGACTCTGCTTTGTGTGAATGTGGACCAAAATGAGAGTTTGATGCGACACCCCTGACACTGTGCTAGAACATGTAGCAAACACTCAGGTCTGCTTCACTGACAGCTGCTCCTCCGGTGTTCGTGTAGGAGAATCCTATTTAAACAGCTTCCAGATAGAGCTATGAAAGGAATtgatttgctgctgtgttttaggTTTTTTCTTGGCTACTGTAATTTCTGACTTTGTCACTGTTTCTTAAAGCTGAAGCCGCATATCAATGGACCTTTCACACCAGACCTGGCGCACCCTGTGTCAGATATTGGTGCTGTGGCAGAAAAGGAGGGCTGGCCTGTTGATATCAGAGTTGGTGGGTAGCATTTGCTTTCCTCTGCCTTCATCCTTGTGGCATAGATGTTGCACTCATGGGATAAGCAGTTGGTCACATAGCAATGCTTTAATTACTGCCATGTGTCTTTTGACTTTCCTGCAGTGTCATCTCTTTGTGGCCATATGAATTTGCTGGGAAGCGTAGTGGCCACCCAAGCCAGGTGGGTGGGATGAGATCTGGGATAGTTGCAGGGATTGTAATCTCAAGAGGCAgacaagtttgggttttttccttcttggaaacTTTTGGAATGATGGAGTTGACAGGAATGTTATCTGTTGAAGAGCACCTTTATTTAGAGTCTGTTGCATAGATTTGTCTGTCATAAAGATCTGTCAGGAGCATGATTGTCAGTCCTCCCAGCAGTTGGCTGTTGAGCTCTTGGGACACAGTAAAGTTAGTACTTGCTGTCCTAAAGAGCAGGCTTGGATATTTATATAATCACTTGTGGCATGGTAACCTGTCAGCCTGCCTCTCAAGTGTTGCTCACTGGGGGAATGGAAAGAATGCAAATACGTTGTAAAGGCCACATCCCAGGTGGGAAATGTATTATTCTATAGTGTTACAAATAGGATCAAGAACAGCTGTAActgaaagaaatttatttttcattggttAGCACCAGAATGTTGTCCAGACAGACAGTATGTCCTCATGTGGTCTTCATACTGTAACagaatgctttcttttcattatttcctcCATTTCTTGCCATCTTGCTTTGAAGCCTTTTCTGTCTTTGTAGAACAATACCTCTCTGTTGTAACTAGCTTAACCAAAGTGGAAGCAGGTGACACTTGGATCTTGTAAAACAATAACCAGACTAGTGACCAGGTAGCATGTTCTGACTGTGCAACCTCCAAAGCTGGACAAGAGATTGCTGGTGACCGCAGTGTATTTCTGGGAGGTTTGGCAGTGTTAGTACCTGAAACTGTTTCAGATTCCTTGTCAGCAGAAAAGGTGGTTGTCCTTTGGTTTTTCTGCTGAGAGATGGGTCGGGGAGAAGCTTCCTAGAACTGGGGCTGCAGTAACCACCTTCCTGTTTCTATCAAACACCACAGGCTTGATTGGCAGCTGCACCAACTCCAGCTATGAGGACATGGGACGCTCTGCAGCAGTGGCAAAACAGGCACTAGCACATGGATTGAAGTGCAAATCTAAGTTCACAATCACACCAGGCTCAGAGCAGATCCGTGCTACCATCGAAAGGGACGGTTATGTGAGTATGGCTGATCTTTACACTTCCAAACAGTAAGTGTTAAACTCTCTTCCAGGCAGTACTCAGGAGTCCAGAGGTAACTAATGGAAACATCTTAAACTTTGTCTTCACTTCTCACTAGAGGTACAATTATTGATGTAGTAACCAGCCTTGTATTACTATGCCTGTGGGTCCTGCTGTTACCTTGACAGTGTTTTGACTTTACTACCTGGGTGTGTAAGAATGGATCGGAACTGGACAGAGCCGAGACAGTTATCAGAAACTGAGACCCTGAGGAGATAACAGTATGCATAGCAAGGGGTGTCTTGTGCTCCTGGAGTTCTGTGGATGGCCGTGGCTGACGAAGAGCTAGCATCCACCTGCAACTCAAGTTTTCTCTTTAAGAACAGTTTAGGATGTGAGCAAGCCCTTTGTCAGAGGGGTGGTTCCCATTTTAGACTAAACTTTCAGCAAAACTCATATTTGATTTAAAAGGAGTGTTTCTGTAGAGGAACCATCACCTACTTTCTCCCCTTTACTGtacagaaaattgttttaattaattctaaTATATAGTAAATGTTAAATGTCACAGCATGGGGGCCAGGTGTTCACATGTGGCTATGTCCAGCCAATGCTTAATGCTTCCTCCCACCAAGTCCACAGTCATACCTTTCCTTAACAGCTGTCCTCCCAATTGGATTGTTTGCTGAATGAATGAATGGAGCAGGCATACACACTTGCCTGCACTGTCACTAATTACACGGACAGGAAGCATGTAAGATATTAATCAGACCAGACATTGCCCTTCATTCAGATATCTGCGAGTGACTGGATTGCTCGATTTGAAGTAGGCAGAGAATGGGACCATCATGGCAAGTCATCTTGCACTCTTCCCCAGTGTTAACTTACAGCTTTACTAGGATCAAACCCTGTGTGTTTATAAAAGTGACTCAAAACCTGCAAGCgaaaggaggaagggaatttTCTCAGGCTTGGTGCTTTCTGTTAGAAGACAGGTGTCCTTTTCTCCTGAAAGAGCAACCCCAGAAACTGATTCCAGACTTTCTACTAGTAACAAAGTTGTTCTTTGCCCCCAGGCACAAATCCTGCGAGATGTTGGAGGGCTGGTTCTTGCCAATGCTTGTGGGCCATGCATTGGCCAGTGGGACAGGTAAAGTGAAAGACAGACTTCACTCTATATCTTTTAGGTCCTAAATTGTTCTGTGAAGCCAAATTTCATTGCGAGTATAACACACTgggaattaaaaatatatgcttaaaAACCTGTTGCCCATAGCTGTCTGTGAAAGACTGCAGGTGTACATTGAGCCTTTAGAGTGAAGCTGCAGAATGGCCACAAGTGTGGCCACACCTGGAGGCTTCTTACAGTAGATAAAAAGCAGGGAGAGAGATTTGTTATCTGTGAGAGGGTGGACTGGAGTTTGGGTAGtccttttaaaataggaaaaGTGAATTGGTCCAGCTTCAGTCATGGAGTGGCAGGGAGGAAAATTCCCAATAGAAGGGATTGGAGACATATTCTCATGTGGCTTTGTTGCTGCTAATGGTGGGATGTCCAAAGGCAACTGATTAATGTTTAGACAGTTCAACAGTGCACAACGTGAGCTATGAAAACTCCTCCAGGAATCAGCGTCTGATTGGTTTTGCACAATCCTTGGTTTTGAGTCTGAGCTTAGGGGAGGAAAATGTGTACAGGCACCATTTCATGTTTCCAAAATATAGTGATTGCTACCAAAACCAAGCTGGGGGATTGTCATGTTCCACTTAGATGAGGGAGAGAAGTGACTTAGCAGTGAGACTTCTAGAAGCAATATTCCCTTTGGACTTGGTGAGcacatttgtttcttttacaggaaGGACAtcaagaaaggggagaaaaacacAATAGTTACGTCTTACAACCGGAATTTCACAGGTCGCAATGATGCCAATCCAGAGACTCATGCATTTGTGACCTCTCCAGAGGTAAGAAACAGCCAGAGGGGGGCTGTGGAATAGTTCAGGGTGTCTGTGGAGCTAATTCCTCTGCCTGCAGGAGAGACCCAGTGTAGCTTGGTTGGTAACTTGGCTGCTGGCTTTGAGACTGTTAGGCATAGGACTTTCAACTTAAGAGAAGGTAGGTAGAATATGCCTttaaatttgtcattttttttttttcagattgtcaCAGCCCTGTCCATTGCTGGCACCCTAAAATTTAACCCTGAGACAGATTACCTGACAGGGTCAGATGGGAAGAAGTTTAAACTAGAAGCACCTGACGCAGATGAGCTGCCCAAGCTGGTAACTGCTCGGTCTGaagacagagggagggaaggcCTGTCACTAGTATTGTTTTATATGTAGTAAGGGAACTTTCGTGCACTGACCTCTTCCTTAGTGTTAAAACTAGAACAGGTGCAGTTGCCTGTATTGGCTTGGTCTCTTCATGTGCTGTTGGGGCTGGCTGAGGCTGatgattttcctttcttctttggAAGGAGTTTGACCCAGGCCAGGACACCTATCAGTACCCTCCCAAGGATGGCAGTGGACAGCATGTGGATGTGAGCCCCACAAGCCAGCGCCTTCAGCTTCTTGAGCCCTTTGATAAGTGGGATGGCAAGGATCTAGAAGACATGCTGATCCTCATCAAGGTCAGGAGTGAAGTCGGGGATCGGGGAACACCAGCTACAACAGGACTGCTCGAACAGGGGTTTGCACATCAATTGCTAGAAGCTTTGTATGTGCCTTTGAGCTATCTGTGATTCCCTCCCCTACAACCACATTGGTATGGAAAGTGAAGTGCAAGAGCCTGCCTTCCTTCCAGGTGTTTTCTTCTGATACTTCTTTCTGTTATAACTAAGAGACTTTTCTCCTTTGGGCTAGTGGTTAGCTAATACCATGAAAAATTAAGCTTGTTATACCATGTAATAGGATCCTACTCATACCATGCAGTCTGCAGAATTTGTCCCCGTTATAACCTGCAGCAGAAAGGTGGATGGGTTCTTTAATTAACATCTCTAATACCTGACTGTTTTAAGATGCATTTTGTCTGAATGAGGTTGTTAGGAACTTCTCATCCATCAGTATGTGTGTTCTCTTCCCATTTTATAGAAAGTGAAGTTGCTTCACAATAGTTAAGCATTGCATTTCAGTCTCATAATTTCTCCTCATTGTATGTGGTAACAGGCTGAAAACTTTGGTTAATACTGTGGTGAGTTCTGAAATGCAATCCCTTAGGAACTGACCTTCAGAAACATTGCTGATTCTCAGTGCCAGAGAGTTGCAGGTACTCCCAAGGGCCATACCGAGCTGTGCTTGTGGTTTTTGACGTAGGCAATTCCTTTGCAAGCACTTTGGGACTTACCAGTTGGAAGGTCATTATCTCTGGTTGGGAATTCTGTTCTTACAAGGTGAGGCGGCTTATGTGCACATTGGAAACTTACAGGAAACACTTGACATCTTGCTGAACTGCCCCAGCAGGGATGCTGAGCTGTAGCAGGAGGGGCTTAATTGCTTCTTGTACTTGAACCTGCTGCTGAGGGATGTGAGGACATGGCAGGAGGTGTCGTGGCTGAGCTCATTTTTGTAATGTACCCTTTGGAACCCAGTGCATGCAGAATGACCATTGTGTTCTGTCTTACAGTGTCTTGATTCTGTAACAGATGCAGTTCTCTTGGGTTCATGCCCTTAAAAAGAGATGTGAGGATCCTTCGGAATAAAAGTGTTGAGGAAAAGTCCAAGTCACTGTGATCCATCCTAAGACATTCTTTTCTTCTACCCTTTAGGTAAAAGGGAAATGCACCACTGACCATATTTCTGCAGCTGGACCATGGCTCAAATTCCGTGGCCACCTGGACAACATCTCCAACAACCTGCTCATCGGTGCCATTAACACTGAAAATGGCAAAGCCAACTCTGTGAGGAATGCATTAACCCAGGAGTTTGGGCCAGTCCCAGATACAGCCCGTTACTACAAGGTGAGACTTTACCCTGGCACATCTATTTTAAGAGGATGATCACACTTTGGGCAGTCTGTGCCAAGACTGTATATCTTGCATTCCTGCTCTCAAGTAACAGCAGCTGTGAATTCACTCAGCGTTGAGGTTTTTTCTTGGGACTACTCTGATGATGGCAGTACCTGTAGGAGATTCTCTCCCTACCTGCAAAAGGGAAGAGGGAGGGGCATCTTGAGACCCAGGGGGGACCAGAAATCATAGCTGAAAGGGGAAGAACTCCTTTAGGCACTGCACAGCTTACAAGGCATGGGTGTCATCAGACTGCAGCTAAATTTTGCCTCCTGGAGTATTTAATCTGTGACTAGTCAAATGTTTAAAGTCTCAGATTGGTTCTTCCAGTAGACAGAAGTTACCCATATCACTTCCTGAAGTAGAGCAGGGATCATGGCTGGTGTGAATGCTGGCTGCTCTGGCACAGGACCATGGAAAGAAAGGTGGCAGCAAGGGACTTGCTCTGGATCCCAAGGACAATCCTCATTAGCAAGGGTGGCAGTGCCTAACTGCTGTGAAGCACttaattcctttatttctgtCCTTGAAATCAAAGGGAGCTTTCTGGGAGTTGTCATAGCCCAACTATGTCAGTAGTGTAGCACTGAAATGAGATTAGTGGGTGGGTATTTATTGTTAATTCCTCACTTGAGTGACTGCAGAAATGTAAATCTGTTTCTTTTGTCACAGAAAATGGGTGTCAAATGGGCCGTTATTGGGGATGAGAACTATGGTGAGGGATCAAGCCGAGAGCATGCAGCATTGGAGCCACGTCACTTGGGAGGCAGGGTCATCATCACAAAGAGCTTTGCCAGGATCCACGGTGAGTCGGGATTTCTCTGTGATGTGTGTAAACAGAGTGTATTTGGTTTGGGTGGAGGCAGTGTTCACCTTGCCCCAGAGCTCAACACTGCAGGAACCCTGTCTGCTGACAGATGACAAGGTCCCGTTTGTCAGGAATCCTGTTATGTATCTGCTTAGATACACCAAAAGCAGTGGATATGCTGATTTTGCTACAAAGATAGTACTTGTTGTGGGAATACTACTACGAGAAGCACTAGGCAGCCAGCAGGTGATCCTGAACCCCTGCAGTGTGTTATAAACATGCTTGGTTTGTTCTCTGCAGAAACCAACCTGAAGAAGCAAGGTCTACTGCCTCTCACTTTTGCTGATCCAGCAGACTACAACAAGATTCATCCTGTGGACAAGCTAAGCATCGTGGGGCTGGCAGAGTTTGCACCTGGGAAGGTAACTGTCTGCATGTCTTGTCTGGGCAGGGACGTGCCGCTGACAGGACAGTATGGAGCCGTGTGCTCGAGGCCTGAAGCAGCACAGGCACTGGTGGGCAGTGCAGCCCGCCAGCCACATGAGACCAGTTGCACCAGTGGTTGGGGGGGCTAGAGAGCAAGTCATAGTCAGATTGCATTTTTCTGAACAGTTATGAGAAACCCTTGTAACTATTCCTAATTCCTAGAGTTGTTAGCTTAAGCACGAGTGTTCCCTAGAAGAAACTGCATCCACACTTCTATCTTAAAACCCACCCTGAGCtacaattttccattttcaattctttaaaaacatgtaGGAATTTTCCTGTCAGAAGCTTCAGTTAACTTGCTCCCTtgaaagagaaggggggaaaataaaaactgtcttTCTCCTTTAGCCTCTGAAATGCATCATCAAGCACCCCAATGGGAGCCAAGAAACAATCATGCTGAACCACACCTTCAACGAGTCACAGATAGAGTGGTTTCAAGCTGGCAGTGCCCTGAACAGAATGAAGGAGCTGCAGCAGAAATCAAGCTAAGTGCGCACAATGCCCCCAGTACACTGGACTCGATTCAGCTTTGGCATTTTCATGAAAGTGCAATTCCATGCCTACTGTTGGAATAAATGTCTGATCAAATGTAACCATAGCTTCCTTTTTGTTATGGTACTTCCTCTTCACTGACACTATGAAAAGGGAGTGCAGCTAGGCTTACTTTTGTCTGTTAAATTCCCCAGCTCCATTTTTCTATTTTGGCTCAATTTTGGTTGTCCCACAGTTATTTATATTTGCAAATAACCAGCTAAGGTGGGTTTTTCTGCTCAGTTGGTTGTTTTCTGTCCATTCACTTTACTGATGGCTAaagacttaaaatgaaaataaagaatgtGACCATCTCTTCTGCCTTGTGTTGTTACATTCGTAGTTCTGCTCTTCAGCCCCTGCTTCCCCTATCATTGTTGCTGAGAGGGTGGGAAAGAACTTCTTGGAGATACGGGATGGTACCTGCCCAGTTCTTATTCTGTAAATCTATatgaataaaaaacccaaacaaaccaacacccACCTCGTAAAAAAAAGAGCCCTCACAGCTGTCTTGCACTGTTTATCCCTTGTCATTAGCCTCCTGCAGGCTACACTCATGACTGTCACCACCTTCCCAAACTACATTCCTGTCTAGGGCAACAGTGCCACTCCTGCAACAATGACAAACTTGCAAGGAGCAAGTGATTTACATGCTTTCCCAGCATCATGCAGGAAACCCACTTCCTCAAGCACAGCTTGTCTTTTCCCCCACAGGAGCTTAATGTTGAGGATCTCCTTAGAGCAGCACATAAAGCCAtgcagctgccacctccctgcACTCCTGGGAGCTCTGACCCTGTGACAGGAGCAGAGCACAACGACTACTTGGAGGTGCTTGGGCTGTTCTCTGCCCCTGACCCCTCCCAGGACCAGCCAGTGTGGAAGCCTCTCTCTGGGTGTTGAGGCTCTAACTTGCTTCACCCAAATTTCCACCTACACAAACAGCTGAGGGTGTTCTGTAAACAGTTTGTTTCCATCACGGCTAGATGATTGCATGTCTGAGCACTACTGTTCTATAGACCGCATTCAGGGAGCTTATTGTCTGAGCAGATGGACCTCAGTTACTATGCAAGCCTGAAGAATTCTGGGCTCCCTTTTAATTCGGGCAATGCACCAGGAATAACAGTTCAGAATTAAGGGGTTCCAACAACACTGCAGGGAGGGTGCTGGTGACTCAGGCTTTGTTTTCACAGTTGGAGGTTAAGCAGACCCACTATCCCAGGGAATTATAACCCCTTCCTGCCAAACGTGGCTGGCTTTGTAATTATGTGCAACATCACTCTCTTGGCAACGGGCCCTGCATAGATTTTACTCACCGTTTTGTTCCCCCCTTTCCTTTCACTGCTGTCAGGGAGGATGGTGGCAATTGTTTGTTATTGGCTGTTAGAGCAGAGCAAAGTGTTGGTCTCAACACTGTCTGCCTTGAAATCCAAGTAGCTAAACTGCAGGAGGcaccttttttcttcctgctagGCAGGAAGCTAATAGTTTCCCCACAAATTTTACAGGAAGGCAGGCTGTGTGGTTTTTACTATTTATTCCATCTCTGGTATTAGCACAGGGATAAATACCCCCACAAATCAGGTATTTTAACTTGCTCAAAGAAGCCTTGGTCCATTTCAATtcataattatgtatttttagcCAAACTCTGGCAAAGTTTAGCTCATTCTACATAGATACAGCCCACCCAATAAAGTACTCCCATTCAACACAATAAACAGCCTGTAGCCTAACAGTGGTAATCTTCACAGAGCCTAACCTACTTTTGGGTAAACTATGGTCATTCCAGTTCTTTTTGGCTGACTTCATCCCATGGGTTAAGTTCACACTCATAGCAGAACATTACCTccaccctccctgccctcccatcAGTTGTACTCTCCAGAGTACCACACCTTTATTAACTCTagccttttgctgtttcttctccaCTTCCTGTAAAAAGAAGGGCAGGTTTCCACCCGCCTGAGATGAAGCTCTCAGCCCAGG from Athene noctua chromosome 3, bAthNoc1.hap1.1, whole genome shotgun sequence encodes the following:
- the ACO2 gene encoding aconitate hydratase, mitochondrial; translation: MAPYCVLAARLRHALNSGIRRYHVAPVLCQRAKVAMSHFEPNEYINYEKLEKNINIVRKRLDRPLTLSEKIVYGHLDDPAKQEIERGKTYLRLRPDRVAMQDATAQMAMLQFISSGLPKVAVPSTIHCDHLIEAQLGGEKDLRRAKDINQEVYNFLATAGAKYGVGFWKPGSGIIHQIILENYSYPGVMLIGTDSHTPNGGGLGGICIGVGGADAVDVMAGIPWELKCPKVIGVKLTGKLSGWSSPKDVILKVAGILTVKGGTGAIIEYHGPGVDSISCTGMATICNMGAEIGATTSVFPYNARMKKYLGKTGRADIAALADEFQQHLVPDSGCQYDQVIEINLSELKPHINGPFTPDLAHPVSDIGAVAEKEGWPVDIRVGLIGSCTNSSYEDMGRSAAVAKQALAHGLKCKSKFTITPGSEQIRATIERDGYAQILRDVGGLVLANACGPCIGQWDRKDIKKGEKNTIVTSYNRNFTGRNDANPETHAFVTSPEIVTALSIAGTLKFNPETDYLTGSDGKKFKLEAPDADELPKLEFDPGQDTYQYPPKDGSGQHVDVSPTSQRLQLLEPFDKWDGKDLEDMLILIKVKGKCTTDHISAAGPWLKFRGHLDNISNNLLIGAINTENGKANSVRNALTQEFGPVPDTARYYKKMGVKWAVIGDENYGEGSSREHAALEPRHLGGRVIITKSFARIHETNLKKQGLLPLTFADPADYNKIHPVDKLSIVGLAEFAPGKPLKCIIKHPNGSQETIMLNHTFNESQIEWFQAGSALNRMKELQQKSS